The nucleotide window TGTGAATACATATTTCCAGCAGTAAAAAACATAAACGCAAGGCTAAAACATAGCGATAAGTTTTTCTTCAATTGTTTAATAGTATTTTTTTCCATAGGCTTTATTATTTATAGTAGAAAAGGACGCCTAAAATCTTTAGGGATACCAAATTAATTCTTTTTTTTATATAAGCATTAAAAAAAGTTAAAAAAATGCATAATATCTAATTTTTTATTGTTTTTAAAATGAATTTGAAATAAAAAGAGTGTTAAAATTGTAATGTATTTGTTTTGTAGTGTCTTTTTGTTGTTTTTATTGAATTTTGATTTTTAAAATGCGTATCTGCCCATAATAGTTGGAAACACTTTAAATTCTTCTGATGGAACAAAGTTATTGCTGATTTCAATCTCGGAACCAAGCGAGAAGTTTTTATTGAAGTTGTACATCACTTGTGGTTCCGTCAATAATATTGCTTTTTTGCTTGAACCATCAGTCCGGTCTTGAGACCAGAAATCAAGAAATCCCCTTATAGTTACTTTGTTGTTGAATAGGTTTTGGAACCAAACGGCTGTAAATTGTCCATCAAGTCCCGAAGAACCATGTGTGTTTTTATACATATAGGTAGTATTCAGGGTAAAATTGCCAATCTTAATTGGAATGCCAAAACCAACCAAAAATGCCCGATTGATTGGGAATCCGAGCGGATTTTCAGGGCTACCTGCTTTGTCGTTGGTCATTAGAAGTCCATCGTTGTATTCAATATGAAAATTTAATCCCTCGATGAGGTCGTTTTTGATATTGAACTTTCTTGCAAGCTCAAAATAAGCAAGATTGGCTGCGTCTTTTCGGTCAAAGTTAAAATCGGTAAAGAAGAACGTGCTTCCTAATTTGTCTGGTTTAAAAAATTCGAATGTAAATGTAAGATAATCTCTTTCGGGTAAAAAGTCATAGTGTAATTGTAATTCTTGTGCTTTGGCGTAAGAAGAAAACAGAAGAATAAATAGTAAAATTTTTATTTTCATATATCTAAAGTTTATTTGTCGACGGTTATATATGGAATCGTTTTTGTTTGCTTACGCAAATGTTTGGATAAAGGCAATTTCATATTGCTTATGTTCTTTGTTTTGAGATTATCCCATTTGTGAAAGGATTATTTCTAGTATGGAGAATGCTCCAATTCCCCACATGATTGGGTGAACCTTATCAGTGTTTTTTGTTAAAAGACAAAGAATGATGAATGATGAAAAACCATATGCAATTCCTGAACTGATGCTATAAGTTAATGGCATTAGAATTAATGTCAGGAAAGTAGGGACAGCTATGTAAAGTTCTGAGAAATCAATTTTGATTAAATGTTTGGCCATGAAAATTCCTACCAAGATAAGCGCCGGCGCAGTAGCGTAAACAGGTACAATCCCGATGACAGGAGCAAAGAACATGGCTAGAAAGAATAATCCAGCTGTAAAAACAGAACTCAAACCAGTTCTGGCGCCATTCGCAATTCCTGCAGCCGACTCTATATAAGTCACCGTGCTGCTTGTTCCTAAAACCCCGCTGAAAGCAGTTGCTACGGCATCGGCTTCTAGAACTCTTTTGATGTGAGGCATTTTTCCGTCTTTGTCAATTAGTCCTGCTTCCATAGAGCACGCAATTGCTGTTCCAATGGAATCGAATAGGTTTACGAACAAAAATGAAAATATAGGAGCAATGAAAGTGATTTTTAAGACCGATATAATTTCCAGTTTTCCAAAAACAGGAGTGATTGATGGTGGAGTACTTATGAATTCGGTGGGTAATTTTATGCTGTCGTCAAAGATGAAACCAAGAATGGTGGCAAGTAAAATTCCTATTAGAATTGAGCCTTTTACTTTTTTGATTTCCAAAAATACTGTGACAATAAAAGCAATCAGTCCGATGACTACAGCCGGCGTGAATTTTCCTAGTCCAACTAAAGTCGCTGGATTCGCAACAATTAGTCCCATTTGTTTGAAACCGATGAAAGCAATAAATAATCCGATTCCTGCTCCAATGGCAACCCGGAGCGATTCGGGTATGGCATCGACTATTTTGTGGCGAATTCCGAGGATGGAAATAATGATAAATACAATCCCGGACAAGGTAACGACTCCTAGGGCTTGTTGCCATGAGGTTCCGTGGCTCATTACAAGTGTAAAAGCAAACATTGCGTTGAGTCCCATTCCTGGTGCCATTGCAAAAGGGACATTAGCCCAAAGTCCAACTAAAAGCGTTCCGATGATTGCGGCGATACAAGTTACACTGATAAGTGCAGCCTTGTCCATTCCTGCAGCTGAAAGAATATTAGGATTTACAAAAATGATGTAGGCCATCGTTAAAAAAGTAACTGTTCCACCAATGGCTTCTTGTTTGAAAGATGTGTTTCTTTCCTGAAGTTTGAAAATTTTCTCTAACATTATTGCGCTGTTTACAGGTTAATTTTATTTGGATTAAATCACGCACAAGTAATAGTTGTATTATTTATGCCAATTAGTATTCTATATTGTTGTAATATTAAAAAGTTCATTAAATGAATTAGAAATTCGAAATAAGTAAACTTTAAAAAAGAAAAATAGGGTTGCAGTTAAAATTTTTTCTTTTGAAAATAAGCCTTTAAGGTAAAATTACATTATTTAATTCAAAATCCGTATTTGGATTTTTATCGTTTTTTCAAGCAGATTTATTTAGTTTATTCGCTTTCGATAGAGAATAGTTGTAAAATCTAAATAAAAAAAACACTTGAATTTTATGCTAATGCTTAATTTAATTACGTAGAAGAACTATTGATTTTAAATGCGGGACAAATTTATTTGGTTTTGACGCAAATAGGGATGATAAAAATCATGAGATTAAAAAAATCTACCTCGTAAAATACTAATTAGTTGTAAATTGAAAGAATTTGATTTGAGTAATTTAAGATGAGGGGGTGTTGTAGTTGGTGACATTGCATAAAAAAACGCTTCGTTATGAAAGCGTTTTTAAAAATGTGTAGCAAATGTGTAGCAAAAATTGATATTAAGTCAATGAGTACAGTGCTATATGTGACCATGGAGGGATTTGAACCCTCACGCCCTTGCGAGCACCACCCCCTCAAGATGGCGAGTCTACCGTTTCTCCACATGGCCTTAAAAAAGAAAAGGTCATTCGCTTAGGCGAACAACCTTTTAGTGACCCGACTGGGGCTCGAACCCAGGACCCCATCATTAAAAGTGATGTGCTCTACCGACTGAGCTATCGAGTCATTGCTTCAAGAAACTAATTTGTTAATCACAAAATTTGTGACCCGACTGGGGCTCGAACCCAGGACCCCATCATTAAAAGTGATGTGCTCTACCGACTGAGCTATCGAGTCATTTCGTTTCTTGAATGCGGGTGCAAATATAAGGACTTATTTTCGAAGTTTCCAAGCAATTTTATTATAAATTTGTCTTTTTTAAATAAAAACTCTTAACCCCTTAATACGTAAGCTTTTATTAAAATGAAAAAAATTATCTTGTTAGGCTATATGGGATGCGGTAAGTCTACAATTGCCCAAAAACTTTCCGGAATCGTCTCAATTCCCTATGTTGATCTCGATGAATTTATCGAAAAAAACGAAAAAATGTCCATAAAACAGATTTTTGAAAATTTTGGAGAGATCCATTTTCGAAAATTAGAGCACAAATATTTTCTGGAATTATTAAATACTCCTGAGCAAAATATCATCGGTTTGGGAGGAGGAACACCTTGTTATGCCAATAATCATGAATTGTTGATAGGGGATAATGTGGTTTCTATCTATTTAAAAGCATCTGTAGAGACTTTATTTGAAAGATTGGTGTCTAATAAAAGCAAAAGACCTCTTATTGCAGATAAAAGCGAAGAGGAAATGAAAGAGTTCATCGCCAAGCATCTTTTTGACAGAAGTTTTTATTACAATCATGCACAGCATAAAGTAACCGTCGATGATAAAACCATCGAGGAAACTGTAAACGATATTTTAAATTTGTTAGCTTAAGCTGGCATAGCTGTGTCCATTGTTATCAAAAACAACGTTCACATGCTCTAATAGTGATGTAGAAAGTGATATTCCTTTGAAATCGGCTTTAATCGGGAATTTTTTGTGGTTTCTATCTACAAGAACAACGGTTTTGAACTTTTTCAAAGGAACATCCAAAAAATGTTTTACTGCATATATTAATGTGGTTCCTGAACTCAATACATCGTCAACAAGTACTAGTCCTTTATTGCTATATTGTTCTTTTGTCAACGAAGTTGTTACGGGAAGTTCTGGGTTTTCTTTATTGATGTTCACCTCGCAAATCGAAATTTTTATCGGAGAAATAGTTGCTAATACTTTGGCAATGTTTTGGGCAAAAATAAAACCATTTGCTGTAATCCCTGCAATCACAATTTCTTCTTCATCGACAAAAGTCTCGTAGATTTGGTATGCTATCCTTTTTGTAGTATGTTCTATTTGTTGATTGGTAAGGATTATATTGTTGCTCATGGCGTATTGTTGTTTGTTTTTTCAAAGATAAAAAAGTTGGATGAATTGTGTTTACTATTTATTCTAATTCATCATCGCCTTCCTCAATTTCGTTTCCATAATCATCGATATCTCTTCGATCTTTTTTGGTAGGTCTTCCGGTGCCGGTTTTTCTGTAATGCTGTTTGGATAGTTTTAATAATTCCAAATGTTCGTAAGCTTCGGCCGGGGTTTCATTTTTTCGATAGATATCAACGAGTTTTGCACCCACACGATTTTCAGGAATGTCTAATACCGTAATAATATGTGTGATTTGGTCTTTTCTGAATGTAATTTTATCAGTAGGGAAAACCTCTTTTGAAGGCTTTGCAATGATTCCATTTACGGTTACGTGATTTTTTTTGCAAGCCTCTGTAACCATGTTTCTGGTTTTGTAATACCTTACGCACCATAAATATTTATCTATTCTCATTGAAAATTCTAAAATCGGAGTTAAATACTTTACAAAAGTAAATCATTAATGTATATTTGCGACCTAAACTATACCCAATAATGAGCAAAATTAAGTTTTATTTTATTTTATTGATTGCGGCTGTTGCAATAAGTTCATGTCATAAAGATGATAGTCCGGATGTAACGCCACCAAGACCTTTTGACGAACAATACAAAACAGATATTGCGGCGATAGAAGATTATTTAAATACACATTATATAAAGGAAGTAGTAAATCATCCAGGATTCCCAGATGATCAGGATGTAATAATTGATAAAATTACCGATCCTGCCACGCAGAAGTCGTTGATGTCTTATTCTGCAAATACGTATCCTGCTGTTCCAAGATTAACTTCCAGAGATGTGTATGTAGCTACTCACGGTGTAACATATAAGTTTTATACTTTAGTGATTAGAGAAGGGATTAGGAATGATGCTGCAAATGGAGGAGGAGAATACCCTTGTAATGTTGATGGAGTATACGCAGGTTATAAAGGAACTTTGTTAGATGAAGCAGGAACTGTATTTGATTCTTCAAATAATGGGCAAACTTTGTTTAATCTTGATGGAAGTACTCATGATGGTGGGTCAGGTGTAATTCGTGGTTGGTCAGAAGGGTTTCCACAATTCAAAACGGGATGGGTTTCTTCTAATACGGATGGTACAATTAAATATAATGATTTTGGGGTCGGTGTTATGTTTATTCCCTCAGGCTTGGGGTATTATAATAGTGCTCAAGGAACTATTCCTGCTTATTCACCTTTGATGTTCAGTGTGAAATTGTACAGCGTAAAAAGATATGATCATGATTTGGATGGTATTCCTTCTTATCAGGAAGATTTGGGTGGAGACAGGTATGTGAATACTTTTGTAAATGGAGTTTTAGCTGATGATACTGATGGTGATGGAATTCCAAACTTTAATGATTTTGATGATGATGGTGATAATTATGCCACAAGAGGTGAAATCAAAGATGCAAATGGAAATTACTACGCATTTGATAAAATCCCGGATTGTTCAGGTAATCAGACTGATCCAAACAGAATTAAAAGACATTTAGATAAAAATTGTATCAAAATGAATCAATAGTTTGTTTTTGTAATTAAATAGAAAAAGGGATTTTCATGTTGAGTGAAAGTTCCTTTTTTTATGGTTTGAAATTATGGTTTGAATTTTTTGACCGACAGGTTTTTAAAACCTGTCTCGGGTTTAAATTTGGATTTAAGGAAGCTAATTGTTTCCAGTGAGCCCCGATTGAAATGGAAATCCTTTTTATCTCGTCTTTTGCGACGAGGTAAAAAGATTGTAAAGGAAAGCGGGAACCATGTTTCCTGATAAACCTATTGTTTCTGCTCCTAAAAAAGAATTTAGGCAAAAAAAATCCCATTCGTTTAGTGAATGGGATTTTGTATTTATAGGGAAAGATTACTTTCTTTTGATAACTCTTTCTACAGCTTCAACAATCGCTTGATTGTTCAATTTGTATTTCTCCATCAATTGCTCAGGAGTTCCAGATTCACCAAAACTATCTTTAACTGCTACAAACTCTTGTGGAGTAGGATTGTTTAAAGCTAATACACCTGCAATGCTTTCTCCAAGACCTCCAAGGTAGTTATGCTCTTCGGCAGTTACAATACATTTAGTTTTAGCTACTGATTTTAAAATAGCTTCTTCGTCCAAAGGTTTGATGGTGTGGATGTTGATTACTTCGGCAGAAATTCCTTTTTCTTCCAATTTCTCTGCAGCAACCAAAGCTTCCCAAACTAAGTGACCTGTAGCAACAATTGTTACATCAGTACCTTCGTTTAACATAATCGCTTTTCCAATGATGAATGGTTCGTCAGCCAGAGTAAAGTTAGGTACTACAGGGCGTCCAAAACGCAAGTAAGCTGGACCGTGGTGATCAGCTAATGCAATTGTAGCCGCTTTGGTTTGATTGTGATCACAAGTGTTGATTACAGTCATTCCCGGTAACATTTTCATCAATCCGATGTCTTCCAGGATTTGGTGAGTTGCACCATCTTCTCCAAGAGTTAACCCTGCGTGAGACGCACAGATTTTTACATTTTTATCAGAATAAGCAACCGATTGACGAATTTGGTCATAAACTCTTCCTGTAGAAAAGTTAGCAAAAGTTCCTGTGAAAGGAATTTTTCCTCCGATTGTTAAACCAGCAGCAATTCCAATCATGTTTGCCTCAGCAATACCAATTTGGAAAAAACGCTCTGGGTGATTTTTTTTGAAATCATCGAATTTTAACGATCCAATCAAATCAGCACAAAGTGCTACTACATTTTCATTTTTCTGACCTAATTCAGTCATTCCCACTCCAAAACCTGAACGGGTATCTTTACTTCCTGTGTTTATATATTTTTTCATTTTCCTCCCCCAACCCCTCCGAAGGAGGGGAGTTCCTATTGGGGTAATAGGGTTTATGTTATTTATCGATTTTTAATTATTCCTCATCGCGGTGGCGGTAGGTTGGGAGGGGATTAATAATCTGAATTGCCTCCAGTGTTGTAATTTTGTTCCAAAGCATTTGCAAGTTGTGCGTCATTTGGTGCTTTACCGTGCCAAGCGTGGCTGTACATCATGTAATCAACACCATTACCCATTTCAGTATGTAGCAATACACAAACTGGTTTTCCTTTTCCGGTTCTTGCTTTTGCTTCATTCATTCCGCCAATGATAGCTTCGATGTCATTTCCTTTTGTGATTTCAACAACTTCCCAGTCAAAAGCTTCAAATTTGGCTTTTAGGCTTCCCATTGCTAAAACTTCGTCGGTGGTACCGTCAATTTGTTTTCCGTTAAGGTCAACAGTTGCAATAAGGTTGTCTACATTTTTTGCGGAAGCATACATAATAGCTTCCCAGTTTTGACCTTCCTGTAATTCACCGTCACCGTGAAGTGTGTAAACTAGGTGGTTGTCTTTGTTTAGTTTTTTAGCCTGAGCCGCACCAATTGCAACAGATAATCCTTGTCCCAATGAACCTGAAGCAATACGTACTCCCGGTAAATTGTCATGTGTTGTTGGGTGTCCTTGTAATCTTGAATTGATCAAACGGAAAGTTCCCAATTCTTTTACCGGAAAATAACCGCTTCTTGCCAAAACGCTATAGAATACAGGTGAAATATGACCGTTTGAAAGGAAGAATAAATCTTCTCCAATTCCGTCCATTGTAAAGGTTTCATTGCGATCCATTATGTTTTGGTATAAGGCCACTAAAAATTCGGTACATCCAAGAGACCCTCCCGGGTGACCTGAATTAACAGCATGAACCATACGAAGAATATCTCTTCTTACTTGGATAGTTAAATCGTTTAATTGTTGTGTGTTAGGCTTCATTTTTTATGTAAAAGTTAAACTGGTGCAAAAGTAATTTTTTTTTGCAGTACGGCAAATGATTTCAAGAGCAATTTCAATGCTAAAGACAATTTCGATGAAATTAAAACATCTAATGGACTCTTGATTTCCGAATAGTTTTGGGGTGTTTACATGGGGTACAGGGACTTACTTACGTCAATGTTTATAAAGCTGCTTTCTCAACGTGGCAGGGCTTTATATAAGCAACCGGTTGCGTAAATTAATGGTTTGGTGCTATCCGTTATCTGATTGTTTTAATACAAATTTCTTCTGGTCAATTAGGAAGAGTAAATGAAAAATATTCACAAAATTCTGTAAAAAATTTATATTTTATTTTTCAGGCTACTCCATCCACCGCCATTGTGAACATCGGTATAGCCGTGAGCTTTCAGGATGTTTTTAGCCGAAGCGCTTCTCATTCCCGAAGCACAACAGGTAATGATGATTTTGTTTTTGTCTTTTAATTGATTCAGGTTGTTTTTTAAAACATCTACGGGAATATTGATAGCTCCTTTGATATGTCCGCCGGAAAATTCACCTTTGCTTCTCACGTCTAGGATAATGGCACCTTTTTTTATAAGTTCGGTATAATTTACAGTTGTCCCGAAACCGAATAACTTTTGAAGTATTTTTATCATTTTTATTTTTTTACTTGGATTGATAATAATTGACGTCTAACCACGAACCACCATTGTAGCAGTCGATTCCTTTTTGCGAAAGATAGTGTTGCGCTTGTCCGCTTCGATTCCCGGAAGCACAGCAAAGGATTAATGGCATTTTTAGGTTTTCAATTTCTTCAATGCGGGTTTGAATTTCGCCCAAAGGAATGTTGATGGAACCGGCAACATGTCCGCCCATAAATTCTTCGCGGGTTCGCACATCTACAATGGTGCCTTGATTTTCTTTAATTATATTTTCTAATGTCATAAAAGTGTTTGTTTTTGGATTTGATGACAAAAGTAAAGGAGAGAATTTTGTTTTTTGGTAACAAAAGTTACATAAGGGAAAACGCAGGAAAAATTGAGAAATAAAATTGCTAAAAGAAAACAAAAAAGTCCCACCGAAGCAGGACTAAAGATTTTCATCTACGGCATATAGCCTTATTGTGATAAGATTAAAGATTAGAATTGTTTTAATCTGATGCAAACTTAAATAAAAAAGTTGTAATTACATAAGAAAAATAGTAAATAATAAGATTTTTTATTTGTAGTTTTAGAAAGTTAAAAAACCAGAAGATTATGGCGAAAATTTTAGGATTGGATTTAGGGACAAACTCGATTGGGTGGGCGATTGTTGATGATGTTGATAATAAAATTATCGACTCAGGTGTTAGAATATTTCCAGAAGGAGTTATTGCAAAGACTATTGGTTCAGGAGATAAAGAAGAAAGCAAGAATGCTAAAAGACGAAATGGCAGACAACTTAGAAAGCAATTTTACCGAAAGAGATTAAGAAAAATAAAATTATTAAGAACTCTTATTAATTTTAACATGTGTCCTTTGAGGCATGATGAACTTGATGTTTGGAGCAAATGGGATAAGCAAAAAAAGAAAGAAGGAAGAATGGCTCCAGAATTATCTCTTCCTAGTAATCATATTTATAATTTATGGCTAAAACAAAATCCATATCAATTAAGAGATAAAGCTTTAAATGAGGATTTAACGTTAGAAGAGTTTGGAAGAGTTTTATATCACTTAATTCAAAGAAGAGGGTTTTTAAGTAATAGAAAAGGTAAAGATGATGGAGCAATTTACAAAGGAAAAGAAAATGTAAAAGGAATTGATGCTACTCAGAAAGAATTAGAAAACTCTACTTTAGGGAAATATCTGTTTAATATTTTACCAAAAGAAGGAGAGCCTTATAAAATCATTCA belongs to Flavobacterium aquiphilum and includes:
- a CDS encoding DUF5020 family protein, encoding MKIKILLFILLFSSYAKAQELQLHYDFLPERDYLTFTFEFFKPDKLGSTFFFTDFNFDRKDAANLAYFELARKFNIKNDLIEGLNFHIEYNDGLLMTNDKAGSPENPLGFPINRAFLVGFGIPIKIGNFTLNTTYMYKNTHGSSGLDGQFTAVWFQNLFNNKVTIRGFLDFWSQDRTDGSSKKAILLTEPQVMYNFNKNFSLGSEIEISNNFVPSEEFKVFPTIMGRYAF
- a CDS encoding NCS2 family permease codes for the protein MLEKIFKLQERNTSFKQEAIGGTVTFLTMAYIIFVNPNILSAAGMDKAALISVTCIAAIIGTLLVGLWANVPFAMAPGMGLNAMFAFTLVMSHGTSWQQALGVVTLSGIVFIIISILGIRHKIVDAIPESLRVAIGAGIGLFIAFIGFKQMGLIVANPATLVGLGKFTPAVVIGLIAFIVTVFLEIKKVKGSILIGILLATILGFIFDDSIKLPTEFISTPPSITPVFGKLEIISVLKITFIAPIFSFLFVNLFDSIGTAIACSMEAGLIDKDGKMPHIKRVLEADAVATAFSGVLGTSSTVTYIESAAGIANGARTGLSSVFTAGLFFLAMFFAPVIGIVPVYATAPALILVGIFMAKHLIKIDFSELYIAVPTFLTLILMPLTYSISSGIAYGFSSFIILCLLTKNTDKVHPIMWGIGAFSILEIILSQMG
- a CDS encoding shikimate kinase, whose amino-acid sequence is MKKIILLGYMGCGKSTIAQKLSGIVSIPYVDLDEFIEKNEKMSIKQIFENFGEIHFRKLEHKYFLELLNTPEQNIIGLGGGTPCYANNHELLIGDNVVSIYLKASVETLFERLVSNKSKRPLIADKSEEEMKEFIAKHLFDRSFYYNHAQHKVTVDDKTIEETVNDILNLLA
- a CDS encoding phosphoribosyltransferase family protein; amino-acid sequence: MSNNIILTNQQIEHTTKRIAYQIYETFVDEEEIVIAGITANGFIFAQNIAKVLATISPIKISICEVNINKENPELPVTTSLTKEQYSNKGLVLVDDVLSSGTTLIYAVKHFLDVPLKKFKTVVLVDRNHKKFPIKADFKGISLSTSLLEHVNVVFDNNGHSYASLS
- a CDS encoding RNA-binding S4 domain-containing protein translates to MRIDKYLWCVRYYKTRNMVTEACKKNHVTVNGIIAKPSKEVFPTDKITFRKDQITHIITVLDIPENRVGAKLVDIYRKNETPAEAYEHLELLKLSKQHYRKTGTGRPTKKDRRDIDDYGNEIEEGDDELE
- a CDS encoding FKBP-type peptidyl-prolyl cis-trans isomerase — its product is MSKIKFYFILLIAAVAISSCHKDDSPDVTPPRPFDEQYKTDIAAIEDYLNTHYIKEVVNHPGFPDDQDVIIDKITDPATQKSLMSYSANTYPAVPRLTSRDVYVATHGVTYKFYTLVIREGIRNDAANGGGEYPCNVDGVYAGYKGTLLDEAGTVFDSSNNGQTLFNLDGSTHDGGSGVIRGWSEGFPQFKTGWVSSNTDGTIKYNDFGVGVMFIPSGLGYYNSAQGTIPAYSPLMFSVKLYSVKRYDHDLDGIPSYQEDLGGDRYVNTFVNGVLADDTDGDGIPNFNDFDDDGDNYATRGEIKDANGNYYAFDKIPDCSGNQTDPNRIKRHLDKNCIKMNQ
- a CDS encoding transketolase family protein gives rise to the protein MKKYINTGSKDTRSGFGVGMTELGQKNENVVALCADLIGSLKFDDFKKNHPERFFQIGIAEANMIGIAAGLTIGGKIPFTGTFANFSTGRVYDQIRQSVAYSDKNVKICASHAGLTLGEDGATHQILEDIGLMKMLPGMTVINTCDHNQTKAATIALADHHGPAYLRFGRPVVPNFTLADEPFIIGKAIMLNEGTDVTIVATGHLVWEALVAAEKLEEKGISAEVINIHTIKPLDEEAILKSVAKTKCIVTAEEHNYLGGLGESIAGVLALNNPTPQEFVAVKDSFGESGTPEQLMEKYKLNNQAIVEAVERVIKRK
- a CDS encoding transketolase, translating into MKPNTQQLNDLTIQVRRDILRMVHAVNSGHPGGSLGCTEFLVALYQNIMDRNETFTMDGIGEDLFFLSNGHISPVFYSVLARSGYFPVKELGTFRLINSRLQGHPTTHDNLPGVRIASGSLGQGLSVAIGAAQAKKLNKDNHLVYTLHGDGELQEGQNWEAIMYASAKNVDNLIATVDLNGKQIDGTTDEVLAMGSLKAKFEAFDWEVVEITKGNDIEAIIGGMNEAKARTGKGKPVCVLLHTEMGNGVDYMMYSHAWHGKAPNDAQLANALEQNYNTGGNSDY
- a CDS encoding rhodanese-like domain-containing protein, coding for MIKILQKLFGFGTTVNYTELIKKGAIILDVRSKGEFSGGHIKGAINIPVDVLKNNLNQLKDKNKIIITCCASGMRSASAKNILKAHGYTDVHNGGGWSSLKNKI
- a CDS encoding rhodanese-like domain-containing protein, with protein sequence MTLENIIKENQGTIVDVRTREEFMGGHVAGSINIPLGEIQTRIEEIENLKMPLILCCASGNRSGQAQHYLSQKGIDCYNGGSWLDVNYYQSK
- the cas9 gene encoding type II CRISPR RNA-guided endonuclease Cas9 (Cas9, originally named Csn1, is the large, multifunctional signature protein of type II CRISPR/Cas systems. It is well known even to general audiences because its RNA-guided endonuclease activity has made it a popular tool for custom editing of eukaryotic genomes.); amino-acid sequence: MAKILGLDLGTNSIGWAIVDDVDNKIIDSGVRIFPEGVIAKTIGSGDKEESKNAKRRNGRQLRKQFYRKRLRKIKLLRTLINFNMCPLRHDELDVWSKWDKQKKKEGRMAPELSLPSNHIYNLWLKQNPYQLRDKALNEDLTLEEFGRVLYHLIQRRGFLSNRKGKDDGAIYKGKENVKGIDATQKELENSTLGKYLFNILPKEGEPYKIIQDEAGNELRVRSRYTLRDMYVTEFEAIWNRQSHQLGLDVIDYLNVKTRLLNGSIRNKRNNKKIEHLKLTKGSENVEIITLNEGKEKLFLKVTTKLPLKEFLAGKIENDDEGNLKFKSSESVLFWQRPLQSQKKLLAKCRFETDLKDEIGKYIQKGKTPCHLSHPLFEEFRAYKFINNIEYGKKQRLEESQRLEVLELISSNINMLMSIIL